CCGAAATAAGAAAGAGGTTCCTTGATGAAAAGCCATTCAAGGGGATAAATATAGCTATGGCGCTTCACGTTGAGGCAAAAACTGGTATATTCTCACTCTTGCTCAAGGAAGGTGGTGCGAACGTTAGAATGGCTTCATGCAATCCTTTAAGTTCAGACGATTCAGTTGTTGAAAGCCTGAAAACTGATTATGGAATGCCTGTTTTTGCACGCAAAGGGGAAACGCAGGAAGAATATTACGAAAACCTTCAAAGAACGCTGGAAAAGCCGCCAGATATAATAATAGATGATGGTGGAGACCTTACCAAACTCGTACACACTGAGAGAAAAGACCTATCTAAAAATATAATGGGCGGAAATGAAGAGACTACCACTGGGGTAGTAAGATTAAAGGCTATGGAAAAGGCAGGAGTACTTTTATTCCCAATGTTTGATGTTAATGATGCAAATATGAAGCATTTATTCGACAACAGGTATGGTACAGGACAGAGCACGCTCGACGGAATAATGAACTCGACCAACCTGCTTATAGCTGGCCGAAACGTGGTAGTTGCCGGTTACGGATACTGTGGCAGGGGAATAGCCATGAGGTTAAAAGGGATGGGGGCAAATGTCATAGTAACTGAAATCGATCCAATAAAAGCAAACGAAGCGATAATGGATGGCTTTCAAGTCAGGAGAATGAATGATGCCATTAGGTACGCAGATATGGTTATAACTGCAACAGGTATGAAAGACGTAGTAAAGTACGAAGACGCACTTGTCGCTAAGAAAAACATAGTATTGGCAAATGCTGGGCATTTTGACAACGAAGTAGCTGTGAAGGAGATAGAAAAGCATTCGCTGGAAAAACGTGAAGTGAGGGAATTCGTTAAAAGATACAGGCTTGAGAATGGCAATACAGTAGATGTAATAGCTGATGGCAGGCTGGTTAATCTAGCTGCTGGCCAGGGGCACCCTGTGGAAATAATGGACCTTAGCTTTGCACTTCAGGCACTAACAGCTGAATACCTAGTAAAGAACCACCAAAATCTTGAGAAAAAAGTCTATCCTGTACCTCCGGAAATCGACAGATATGTGGCTGAGATCAGGCTGAAGCAGTTTGGCGGAGAGCTCGATACATTAACTGAAGACCAGATAAAATACCTTAATTCATGGGATGAGGGTACCTAAACCCTCATTCCTTATCTATATACTGGAATCCTGTATATGGCACAAGGACATCAGGTATTCTTATCCTGCCATCTTCCTGGAAATTTTCCATAATTGCAACCAGTATCCTCGTGGTAGCTATGGCTGTGCTGTTCAGCGTATGAACGAACTCGTTCCCGCCGCTCTTCCTGTACTTTATGTTAAGGGAACGTGCTTGATAATCTGTATCGTTAGATGCAGATACAATCTCCCTGAATTTACCCTGTGCCGGGAACCAGGCCTCAATATCGTATTTCTTTGCGGCCAGCCTACCTAGTTCACCTGAGCAGACATTTACGACACGATAGGGGATTCCTAACGACCTGTAGATCTCCTCTGCGTTTGAAAGGATCTCCTCAAGATAATCCCATGAATCTTCTGGCTTGCAGAATATGAACTGCTCTATCTTGTTGAACTGATGTACCCTGAATATACCCTTTGTATCTTTTCCATGAGCGCCTGCCTCGCGCCTGAAGCAAGCCGAAACTCCGGCAACGCGTATTGGAAGCTCTTTTTCTTCAAGAAATTCATTAGAAAGCATTGAAGCTATTGAATGTTCAGACGTTGCTATTAAATAAAGGTCTTCATCTTCGATTTTATAAAGCGTATCCTTGAACGTTTCGAGGTCTGTTGCACCCCTCATACTTTCAAGGTTCAGCATATACGGCGGCTCGACTACGGTAAAGCCTCTTTGCGAAAGGAAATCCACTGCATAGTTTTCGAGTGCCATTTCCAGCTTCAACAACCTATTTTTTATAAAATAAAACCTCGCTCCTGATATTTTCGCTGCACTTTCTAAATCAATTATTCCGAGCTCCTGGCCTAAATCTACATGGCTTTTCGGCCTCTCGTCGATGACTTCGTAATCTCCATTGCCTCCTGATCCTTTGAGAAACTCCTCTTCATCATCCCTATATACCTTAGCGTGCCCTACGTACCTAACTATTTTATTATTTTCATCACCAAAGCATATAGGTACACTTTCATGTATCAAATTCGGAATGGTCCACAGAACTCGATCTCGTTCTTCCTCTATCTCCCTGATCTTTTTTTCCAAAGAAACTATCTTTTCGTTTATCAACTCTACTCGATCTTTCTCATTACTTACAATTTTGCCTCTTTTTAGGGACTCTGCGATAGCCCTAGTCATGCGATTCTTTTCAGCCCTTTGACCATTCAACTCCCTGTTTACAGATCTCCATTCTTCATCCAGCTTGAAAAATTGATCTATAATTGCCTTATCTACACCTCTATACTCACAATTCTTCTCAAATAGTTCTCTGTTTGAGCGCAGAAGCTTAACATCTATCATTGAAGGAGTATTTTAACATGATATATATTTATGCTTTTCTCATCAGAAATCAAAGATTATCCTTTTATAGCCTCTTCCACTTCCTTCTTGTTCTTTGCCAGAAATACGACGTAGTCACCAGCACCTATCTTATATGATCGGTCAGGTGGATATTCGATTTTTCCCTTTGAGATCACTGAAATTATTACACAAACTTCGGCTAAGTTGGAGGCTGCATCCTTAACGGTCATCCCTGGTAGGATACCGCAAGCTTCAATAGAGAATATCTTAAAATCTTCTGTCTCGGATAAAGACTTCAATATGAAATCGGTCAGTCCGGGATTGGATATTGATCTGGAGATTAACCTGGAACTAAGCTCTCCTACTGACAGTACTTCGGTAGCACCTGCACTAACTGCATGCTTTTTGTTCTTTTCGTCCCTTACCTCAGCTATTATTTCCACAGCGTTGTTCAATTTCCTAACAGTGAATATCGATAATAGAGTTTTAGCATCCAACAGGTCTTCAGGAATTGCGTTGTTTTCAATATCGCTCATGATCACAACTCTGGCAGCATCCTCTATTGCGGCATTCTTAAGATCGTCTTCACTTGTACAATCGCCTTTGACAAAGAAAACATTTTGGTATTTTTCAGAATTATCGGTATTTTCGGATAGGATGACTATAGGTGCCGCTTCCTCGTCTCTATTTCCCTCAATTATGTTTCTAGTATACGCATTCCAATTGCATATGATCGTATGATTTTTCAATCGCTTCTCCAATTTTCCCCTCCTCTCAATCCTTATTTGAAATAAATATGCGGATATTGTTGCGGTTAAAGTACCTAGCAATCCTATGCCTGACACCATTATTAACATTGCCACTACACGGCCTAAATTAGATACAGGAACAACGTCTCCATATCCAACTGTTGTTACAGTCTCCATTGTGAACCATATGGCCGTGAAATAATTCTTGATCTCTGAATATTTTACGTTTCTCTGTGTAAGGAATTCAAGATAAGACCCGATCAGTACGACTATGATGAAAGCCATAAAAACTTTCGTAAGAGGGCTGCTCTCTATTTTTTGCAATACTTTCACTAATGTTCTAAATGGCCTCATATCACCGCTAAGTATATCTTTGAATAATAAAAATAATGACGAATTTGGAAAGTGAAACTAAGCAAGAAAACATTATATATTGATCCTTTGATAATGAATCACGCCGAAGACATTAATCGATGTTTCGCACGTTTCCAGCAGGGGTTCGTCCCTGAGGATCACGATACCCAAGAAGGTAATCCAGAAGCTAAAGATTAACCCAGAAGACATAATAGGCTTTTACGAAGAAGATGGTAAGATCTACATAGAAAAAATAGAGTGATCAGGAAAATATACTTAAATCCATATCATACGCGACCTTCCTAGCCGGCTCGATCATTTCATCTAAGATAGGTATCATTGCTTTTTTGAGCTCAGTTGGTGCAATTTTGCCGGATATATAGTCATTCTGGAACTGATCAACATTTTCTATTCGAACATTTCCAGATGGTTTCTCAATGATTATATCTCTTCCATAGTACGGGATTAATACGTACTTCATTATTTCAGCAAGTGGATTCCCATCTACTTTTTCGGGTGGGCAGAAAGCAGCATTGACTTTTCTTTCAATGTCCTTGTATTCATCATTTATGAGAATGGCCGAGTTCGGATCACTCTTGGACATCTTTACAAAATTATCCATCCTCGTATTTCCCTTTAGGCTGCTCAACAGGTATCCGTGGACTGATACTGCTTTTTTCACCTTCATCTTATCGGCTATGTCTCTGGCAAGCATATGAGCATGTCGCTGATCCATCCCTCCAAATGCAATATCAACATCCAGGTAAAATATGTCGGTAACCTGCATTATAGGGTAAATGTACATACTAAAGTCTTTTTCTGCATCGGCCTCAGTTCTTCCCATAATCGGAAGGGCTCTTGTGAGCCGTTTTAACGTGCTTCTCTTTGCTGTTTTAATGAACATTTCCCAATAATTCGAAGAAGAAACTAGTTGAGATGCCCATAAGTACTCGGCCTTTGTAAGGCCTTCAGCCATAAATGATCGTTTTAATAATTCCCCTCCCTTCCTTATTAAATCAAGGTCACCATGCAGCTTGTTATTTATCATTGCATGCCAATCAGCAAGCAAAACATAGATCTTAATGTCATCTTGAAGTTCAGCAAGTTTTCTAGGCCACATAACAGCGGTTGCAACGTGAGGTATACCTGACGGTTCTATCCCAATGTAAGATTTCACGCCTGCCTTCTGATCGAGTTTCTGGGCATCCTCCAAAGTAACGATCTCCCTTGTATTCTTCATGAGCTTATCTATCAGCATTGATGGCTGATTGAAGCACCATTTATAATTTTTGGTTTTTTTAACTAAATTAGCTGAGAATTTAATAACTTAATTTGAGTTGTTATGCTTACAGTAATTTTATAAATGCATTTCCGATCATATATTTGATGCACGTCAACAGAAACTGGAAGGCAAAAAAGGGGCTGATCAGAGTTTCAATGGATGTAGAAAACGGTGTCATAAATAACATAAAGATCTCTGGCGATTTCTTCATGTTTCCAGAGGAATCAATAAATGAACTTGAAAACATGCTCAAAGGTTCGAAAATAGATAATATAAAATCGATCATTGATAAGTTTTACAATGAAGGCATCATTACACCAGGAGTGGAACCGCAGGATTTTGTTAATGCGATAGCAGGTGAGTAAAATGGACGGGAGGTTGCTATTTCTAGAGACTCCAGGAAACACAAGGATGAGCCTCGCGTATGACGAATCTCTTTACAGGAGTTTCAAGGAAGGAGATAAGCCCATACTAAGGTTTTACAGGCACGATCGATCCGTAATAATAGGATATTTTCAGATAGCTGAAGAAGAAGTTGACCTAGACTACATGAAAAGAAATAATATAATGCTCGCAAGGCGGTATACAGGCGGCGGAGCAGTATACCACGATTTGGGCGATTTGAACTTCTCGGTGATTACAGAAAGCCACGATATGAACATAACTGCTATGTTTAGAACAATGAACGAAGCAGTAGTTCGATCTCTGTCGTACCTCGGCCTGCAGGCGAGGCCTGGAGAATTAAACGACGTGTCTATTCCTATCAACAAAAAAACGGATATTATGGCAGGCGAGAAGAAGATCATGGGTGCGGCTGGAGCAATGAGAAAGGGCAGCAAGCTATGGCACGCTGCAATGCTCGTTAAAACAGATTTAGATATGTTATCGGCTGTCTTAAAAGTCCCAGATGAAAAATTCAGGGATAAGCTTGCGAAGAGCACAAGGGAAAGGGTTGCAAATGTCACAGACTTCGTAGACGTCTCAATTGAAGATGTAGAAAAAAGCTTGATCAAGGGGATATCAGAGGTACTAAAAATAGATTTCAAAGAGGATACTTTAAGGGACGACGAGGAGAACTTGGCGAAGGACTTATACGACAAAAAATACAGTACAGAGGAGTGGAATATGGGCCTGCTGAGGAAACAGGTTGCATAACTTTTTTCCGCATAACCGATCATAAAAATATATTTTATTTCTAATATGTTTTAGGTTAATAGCACCGTGATCAGTATATCTTAATATCCGGAATTCAATGTAGATAATACTATGGTCCTCGAAAGTTTATCAAGCTCCCTGAGGGAAACTATCCGAAAAATAACTGGTTCAACCTATATAGATAAGAATACGGTTAAGGAGATATCAAAGGATCTTCAACGTATACTGCTTAAGGCCGATGTAAATGTACAAACCGTTCTTAATATTACAAAGGAAATGGAGAGGAGGGCCCTAGAGGAGAAGCCCCCGGTCGGCATGGCCCACCAGGACTACATGGTCAAGATAATTTACGAAGAGCTTTTGAAAATACTCGGCGAACCTTCAAATGTAGAGCTGAAACCTCAGACTATAATGCTCGTGGGGCTCTACGGGCACGGGAAGACCACATCCGCTGGAAAATTGTCCAGGTTCTTCATGAAGAAGGGGCTATCGGCAGGCTTGATAGCGGCAGATGTCCACAGGTATGCCGCTTACGAACAGCTCCAGCAAATTGCAGAATCGGTAAACGCAAAGTTTTATGGAGACCCTAAAGAAAAAGATCCAGTAAAAATAATAAAGAATGGCCTAGAGGTTCTTAAGGACGCTCAGGTTAAGATAATAGATACTAGCGGTAGGGATTCCCTCGATTCAGATCTTATAGAGGAAATAAGAAGGATAAAGGAAGCAGTAAAGCCAGATCAGGTGCTTATGGTTATAGACGCTACTATGGGCCAGCAGGCTGGACCAGAGTCAAAAGCAATAAATGATGCTGTAGGCGTTACAGGCATAATAATAACTAAGATGGATGGTACAGCTAAAGGTGGAGGAGCACTAAGCGCTGTAGCTAAGATGCGTGTGCCGATTTACTTTATAGGTACAGGAGAACATATGGACGACATGGAGATTTTCGATCCCAAGAAGTTTTTGTCAAGACTCTTGGGGCTGGGAGATCTTGAGACACTATTCGAAACAGTTAAAGAAGCAAACATTACAGAGGAGGAGGCCCAGAAATCCTTTGAGAAACTGATGACTGGAAAATTCAACCTTAAGGACATGTACGATGTTTGGGAGAAATTTTCCAGACCAGGCCTTATGAAAAAGCTAGTTGATTCTTTGCCTTTGGCGAAGCTCCCAGGCAGCCAAAAGATCAACGACGACCAGATACTTACTGCGGAGCAAAAGCTGCAGAGATATAGGATAATAATGGACTCGATGACATTTCAGGAGCTTGAGAATCCGGAAATAATAAATGCGAAGCGCATAACAAGAATTGCACGCGGAGCCGGTGTAAGGGAAGAGGATGTAAGGATGCTTCTCAAGGAGTTTAAAGCTATGAAAAATAATATGAAATTAATGAAAGGGAACAGGGGCTTCAAAAAAATTTTACAGTCCAATTTCCGTTCTGGAAACTTTGGGCTTGATGATCTTGGCCTCAAATGAGGTCTTCAAGCTCTTTCACAACTTCTGGATATTTTTCTGCAATCGCCTTCAGTATGGCTTCGACGGATATTGTTGTAAGAACCTGTTCTGATACTATGTCAACAAGCTTGTCCAGAGTCTCATCCGATAGCTGTGCAAGCTTCTCTTTCGCAACCCAGTTTCTAAGGTGTTTTCTTTCAAAGCGATCCTTGACTAACTTTTCATACTTGCCCATCATCTGCGGCGAGTAGTCGTTGCTCTCTATCGCTTCCTTAGAGACTTGCGCAGCGTACATACCAGATACTATCGCGTTTGCAATGCCACCTCCTGTGATTGGATCTATGAGCCTTGCTGCATCTCCAACCAGCATCAGGCCTGGCATAGTTATCGGCATCTTCACCTTGGAAACTGAAACACCGCCAGTTACAAGCTGTATGTCCTGTCCCTTCTTAAGGCCCGGGTGGTTCTCTATAAATCTGTCCAAGTAATTCTTGAGCTCTAGCCTGTTATGTATAAAGTTTATGGATGATCCTATACCAACGTTGGCCATACCTTCGCCTTTTGGGAATACCCATATGTATCCACCAGGGGCTATTGATCCAAGATAGAAGTCTGTGTAGTCTGGATCGACATCTATGTTTATCATTCTATATTGGAGAGCAGATATGATGTCATTCCTGGCGAGTATCACACTCTTTAAGCCTGCCCACCTGCCAAATTCGCTTTCGAAACCATCGGCAGCTATCACCATCTTGGCTCTGACTTCCACTACATTGTTTTCATGCCTTATCTTTGCACCGGCTACCTTGCCGTCTTCCTTTATTACGCCTAGTGCAGGAGACTTGACCCATACGTCTGCTCCTGCCTTGGCAGCCAAAGCAGCTAGGTGTTTGTCGAACTTGTCCCTCTCAAGAACAAATCCTACTTCGTTGCCAGCCTTCTCGCTCTGAAGTATTATTGGCCTCTTCTCTGAAGGCCCGTATATTCTTGCACCTTTTACTTCATTAGCTATGAACGATTTATCAGGTTTTATATCTGCCTCGTTTAGTATTCCCTTTGACAGGCCCTCGCCGCACCTAACAGGTGATCCTATCTCAGGCCTCTTCTCTATCATTAAAGTCCGTAGGCCGTACTTTGCCGCATACCTGGCAGCTGTGCTGCCTCCAGGGCCTCCTCCTATGACGAGGACATCATAAGTTTCCATGGAACCACTCCGCATTTATTGCCCCAGTTGGGCATCCAACTATGCAAAAACCACACTCTATGCATTTTTCCTCGTGGATCTTGATTACTGTCTCATCGAGCCATATGGCATCGGTTGGACACATACCTACACAGGCTCCGCAGTAATTGCAGAGGTTTCTATCTACATCCATCTCTGTTTTAACTTTCAGCTCCACCATCTGGTACACCTAGAATTAATGATAAAACGGTAAGCTGTATATTTGATTTTTGTTATGTTGGCGTTGTCAATGTTGTATGTGATCTGTACTCTGCTAACATTTTAAGAGAACTTGCAAAATTAAAGCAATCTGGATTTCATATCCAAGTTGCATTCAATAATCGAACTAATGTTGTCATTCTTAAAATTACAATGCATATTGTATTTTATTTTCGCTTATTGGCTCTTTTTAAGCTCTCTTGCGTTTATTTTTTCAAATTCTCTCTTGGTCATTTTGTTAATCAATGTATCATAGCGAGTAAAAATATCATTGTAACTATCCTTCAACTTCTTAATCTCTGCATCACGCTGAAGAATTAAGTCTTTCAGCTGAGAAACCGTAGAGAGTGCAGTTGCAAGATCAGCACGAGTTTTTTCATACTCCTCTAGAGTTTTCTTCATGCTTTCATTTTCTTCGAACACGGCCTTTATTCTCTCGTCTATGCCTGCCTGTATATCCTCGATCTGTTTTTGCATCTCTGCGATCGCTTGTTCCAGTTCGCTCTTCTTCGCGTTTAAATCGTTTATCTCTGCGCTTAGCTGCGATATTTCAGACTGCATCTGATCTTTCTTTGAGTTTAGGTACCCTATTTCGCTTTCTATTGCCTTCTTCTCACCAACTAGGCCGTTATCTGAGTATATGGAATCTTTTACCTCCATTATGGGCTTCATGGCCTCTCTTACCAAATCTAGTTCAAAGGGGCTTTCAATATTAGTCATGTCCTCAATGACAAACTCCCTCAAGTCTTTGAGTTTTTCATCTGAAGGGTTTTTTTCCAACATCTGCGTTATCCTGTGATAAACATATCGTACAAACTTCTTATTGTAATCGTTTAACTCCAATGACTTAAAGTGATTAAAAAGGATTATTCGATTTGCCTTCTCTGGTTCAAATACCCATTCTGGAATATTATCGTTATTTTGAGAACCATTAAAATATTCATAAATTATTTCCTTGTAAGTTTTACCTGATTCCTTAACTCTCCTATCGAGGTCTTCTTGTATCTTGAACCTGACATCCTTCGTAGGGATGCTTTCTACCATATTAACTCAAATTGTTATACTCTAATAAATATTTGTACTTTTAACTTTGCAGGTCTCAAATCATATGGAATCGCATAACTATACGAAATAAAACCTTCGAAAATACCATTCCCGCCCAATATTTTAAATCAGATCAGAACGGATGTAATTTTCTCGCTGTAAAGTTTTATTTTGTAATTCAAAATAACGGTGCGATGTTATCCATAGCTGAAGCGTCCAGCGAAGCACATGTTGGTTCTGAAGTATCCGTAAGAGGCTGGGTCTATAGGATCCGGAGCAGCGGTGGAGTTACGTTCATAGTCATAAGGGACTCTACGGGCATAGTCCAGTGCACTGCCAAGAAAAATGAGCTAACTCCAGAACAATACGATGAGATCTCTTCACTTGGGATAGAGAGCAGCCTTTCCCTGATAGGGACTATGAAAAAAGAGCCTAGATCCCCAACAGGATACGAAATATCTATTCATAAGTTTACGGTATATCAGAAAAACGATGTTTTTCCCATCACTAAGGATCAGGGAGAAGAGTTTCTGCTGGACAACAGGCACCTTTGGCTGAGAAGCCGCGAATTCACTTCTATTTTAAAAGTCCGATCAACAATATTCAGATCTTTTGCTGACTTCTTTTACGATCAGGGATATTACCAGGTTCATACTCCTTTCATGGTCTCAACGGCAGTTGAAGGTGGCTCCACCTTATTTAAAGTAGACTTCTTTGGCGAACCCATCTTTCTAAATCAAAGTGCGCAGTTCTACTTGGAAACAATGATATACAGCCTCGAAAAGGTATTCACAATAGCACCGAGCTTTAGAGCTGAAAAATCAAGGACTAGGCGGCATCTTACTGAATACTGGCATGCGGAAGCAGAAGTAGCATGGATCGATAATAGAGAAATGATGG
This genomic stretch from Thermoplasma volcanium GSS1 harbors:
- a CDS encoding AbrB/MazE/SpoVT family DNA-binding domain-containing protein, which gives rise to MRITIPKKVIQKLKINPEDIIGFYEEDGKIYIEKIE
- a CDS encoding digeranylgeranylglycerophospholipid reductase, with product METYDVLVIGGGPGGSTAARYAAKYGLRTLMIEKRPEIGSPVRCGEGLSKGILNEADIKPDKSFIANEVKGARIYGPSEKRPIILQSEKAGNEVGFVLERDKFDKHLAALAAKAGADVWVKSPALGVIKEDGKVAGAKIRHENNVVEVRAKMVIAADGFESEFGRWAGLKSVILARNDIISALQYRMINIDVDPDYTDFYLGSIAPGGYIWVFPKGEGMANVGIGSSINFIHNRLELKNYLDRFIENHPGLKKGQDIQLVTGGVSVSKVKMPITMPGLMLVGDAARLIDPITGGGIANAIVSGMYAAQVSKEAIESNDYSPQMMGKYEKLVKDRFERKHLRNWVAKEKLAQLSDETLDKLVDIVSEQVLTTISVEAILKAIAEKYPEVVKELEDLI
- a CDS encoding lipoate--protein ligase family protein, which gives rise to MDGRLLFLETPGNTRMSLAYDESLYRSFKEGDKPILRFYRHDRSVIIGYFQIAEEEVDLDYMKRNNIMLARRYTGGGAVYHDLGDLNFSVITESHDMNITAMFRTMNEAVVRSLSYLGLQARPGELNDVSIPINKKTDIMAGEKKIMGAAGAMRKGSKLWHAAMLVKTDLDMLSAVLKVPDEKFRDKLAKSTRERVANVTDFVDVSIEDVEKSLIKGISEVLKIDFKEDTLRDDEENLAKDLYDKKYSTEEWNMGLLRKQVA
- a CDS encoding coiled-coil domain-containing protein; its protein translation is MVESIPTKDVRFKIQEDLDRRVKESGKTYKEIIYEYFNGSQNNDNIPEWVFEPEKANRIILFNHFKSLELNDYNKKFVRYVYHRITQMLEKNPSDEKLKDLREFVIEDMTNIESPFELDLVREAMKPIMEVKDSIYSDNGLVGEKKAIESEIGYLNSKKDQMQSEISQLSAEINDLNAKKSELEQAIAEMQKQIEDIQAGIDERIKAVFEENESMKKTLEEYEKTRADLATALSTVSQLKDLILQRDAEIKKLKDSYNDIFTRYDTLINKMTKREFEKINARELKKSQ
- a CDS encoding 4Fe-4S binding protein, whose protein sequence is MVELKVKTEMDVDRNLCNYCGACVGMCPTDAIWLDETVIKIHEEKCIECGFCIVGCPTGAINAEWFHGNL
- a CDS encoding lipoate protein ligase C-terminal domain-containing protein; the encoded protein is MHVNRNWKAKKGLIRVSMDVENGVINNIKISGDFFMFPEESINELENMLKGSKIDNIKSIIDKFYNEGIITPGVEPQDFVNAIAGE
- a CDS encoding signal recognition particle protein Srp54; the encoded protein is MVLESLSSSLRETIRKITGSTYIDKNTVKEISKDLQRILLKADVNVQTVLNITKEMERRALEEKPPVGMAHQDYMVKIIYEELLKILGEPSNVELKPQTIMLVGLYGHGKTTSAGKLSRFFMKKGLSAGLIAADVHRYAAYEQLQQIAESVNAKFYGDPKEKDPVKIIKNGLEVLKDAQVKIIDTSGRDSLDSDLIEEIRRIKEAVKPDQVLMVIDATMGQQAGPESKAINDAVGVTGIIITKMDGTAKGGGALSAVAKMRVPIYFIGTGEHMDDMEIFDPKKFLSRLLGLGDLETLFETVKEANITEEEAQKSFEKLMTGKFNLKDMYDVWEKFSRPGLMKKLVDSLPLAKLPGSQKINDDQILTAEQKLQRYRIIMDSMTFQELENPEIINAKRITRIARGAGVREEDVRMLLKEFKAMKNNMKLMKGNRGFKKILQSNFRSGNFGLDDLGLK
- the tvoK gene encoding calcium-gated potassium channel TvoK: MRPFRTLVKVLQKIESSPLTKVFMAFIIVVLIGSYLEFLTQRNVKYSEIKNYFTAIWFTMETVTTVGYGDVVPVSNLGRVVAMLIMVSGIGLLGTLTATISAYLFQIRIERRGKLEKRLKNHTIICNWNAYTRNIIEGNRDEEAAPIVILSENTDNSEKYQNVFFVKGDCTSEDDLKNAAIEDAARVVIMSDIENNAIPEDLLDAKTLLSIFTVRKLNNAVEIIAEVRDEKNKKHAVSAGATEVLSVGELSSRLISRSISNPGLTDFILKSLSETEDFKIFSIEACGILPGMTVKDAASNLAEVCVIISVISKGKIEYPPDRSYKIGAGDYVVFLAKNKKEVEEAIKG
- the asnS gene encoding asparagine--tRNA ligase — protein: MLSIAEASSEAHVGSEVSVRGWVYRIRSSGGVTFIVIRDSTGIVQCTAKKNELTPEQYDEISSLGIESSLSLIGTMKKEPRSPTGYEISIHKFTVYQKNDVFPITKDQGEEFLLDNRHLWLRSREFTSILKVRSTIFRSFADFFYDQGYYQVHTPFMVSTAVEGGSTLFKVDFFGEPIFLNQSAQFYLETMIYSLEKVFTIAPSFRAEKSRTRRHLTEYWHAEAEVAWIDNREMMDVEENMIYYIIQRVIEENYDDLKLLGRDPEALRAMKPPFPRVKYSDIIKVANEIGMQLKYGDDLGADEERQITMRYCKPVFVTNYPKELKPFYMPQDPDNPSEVLNHDLLAPEGYGEIIGGSQRIWDYKELMQRIREAGLDESAYYWYIDLRKYGSVPHSGFGLGMDRLAMWIMHLDNIREAIPYPRTIRRTKP
- the serS gene encoding serine--tRNA ligase is translated as MIDVKLLRSNRELFEKNCEYRGVDKAIIDQFFKLDEEWRSVNRELNGQRAEKNRMTRAIAESLKRGKIVSNEKDRVELINEKIVSLEKKIREIEEERDRVLWTIPNLIHESVPICFGDENNKIVRYVGHAKVYRDDEEEFLKGSGGNGDYEVIDERPKSHVDLGQELGIIDLESAAKISGARFYFIKNRLLKLEMALENYAVDFLSQRGFTVVEPPYMLNLESMRGATDLETFKDTLYKIEDEDLYLIATSEHSIASMLSNEFLEEKELPIRVAGVSACFRREAGAHGKDTKGIFRVHQFNKIEQFIFCKPEDSWDYLEEILSNAEEIYRSLGIPYRVVNVCSGELGRLAAKKYDIEAWFPAQGKFREIVSASNDTDYQARSLNIKYRKSGGNEFVHTLNSTAIATTRILVAIMENFQEDGRIRIPDVLVPYTGFQYIDKE
- a CDS encoding tyrosine--tRNA ligase — encoded protein: MLIDKLMKNTREIVTLEDAQKLDQKAGVKSYIGIEPSGIPHVATAVMWPRKLAELQDDIKIYVLLADWHAMINNKLHGDLDLIRKGGELLKRSFMAEGLTKAEYLWASQLVSSSNYWEMFIKTAKRSTLKRLTRALPIMGRTEADAEKDFSMYIYPIMQVTDIFYLDVDIAFGGMDQRHAHMLARDIADKMKVKKAVSVHGYLLSSLKGNTRMDNFVKMSKSDPNSAILINDEYKDIERKVNAAFCPPEKVDGNPLAEIMKYVLIPYYGRDIIIEKPSGNVRIENVDQFQNDYISGKIAPTELKKAMIPILDEMIEPARKVAYDMDLSIFS